In Methylacidiphilum infernorum V4, a single window of DNA contains:
- a CDS encoding peroxiredoxin yields the protein MSLFFPAMKKNKGEGLKVGSEIPGINVFDTEGNPLSLRELCNQGIVLLYFFPKAFTPGCTLQACHLRDRLSDLQQHKIKVYGISKDKPCIQKKFSQSYRLNFCLLSDLHGEACKTFGVPLFLGMPKRVSFLIKEGKLLWRDFHPHVGKTADDILEAIAASMYWPKD from the coding sequence ATGAGCTTGTTTTTTCCGGCCATGAAAAAAAACAAGGGGGAGGGGCTCAAAGTCGGCTCTGAAATTCCAGGGATAAATGTTTTCGATACCGAGGGCAATCCTCTTTCTCTTCGAGAACTCTGCAACCAAGGAATAGTTTTACTTTATTTTTTCCCCAAAGCCTTCACCCCAGGTTGTACCCTTCAAGCTTGCCATCTTAGAGATCGCCTATCCGACCTGCAGCAACATAAAATAAAGGTCTACGGGATAAGCAAGGATAAGCCTTGCATTCAAAAAAAATTTTCTCAAAGCTACCGGTTGAACTTTTGCTTATTAAGCGACCTCCATGGAGAAGCCTGTAAAACTTTTGGAGTTCCTCTTTTTCTAGGAATGCCCAAACGGGTTTCCTTTTTAATCAAAGAGGGAAAACTTCTGTGGCGGGACTTTCATCCTCACGTAGGGAAAACCGCCGATGATATTTTGGAAGCAATTGCTGCAAGCATGTACTGGCCAAAAGATTGA
- a CDS encoding FAD-binding oxidoreductase: MELWLEQLKERFTDKFSYRKDILEKYAKDAWLFSHNPDGVFFPESKEDVIELMQFAYSKGVYVTARGGGRGYVGGAVPVKGGVVISFERMNRIKEIHPVDSVAVVEPGVITGVLQEKVKEMGLFYPPDPASIMECTVGGNVATNAGGPRCLKYGVTRNYVLGLEVILADGSVARVGGRTIKNKTGFDLTGLFVGSEGMLGLVTEITLRLISKPPFRAALSAYFEKMDQAILCINHVLSSGIMPSALEIADRFTLNCAREFTQEEIPPFDAHLLLEVDGSEAAVNADIDFFAKLVRSFSPRNLSKALGEEQCEKLWQTRRLFSASLKASGLTKLNEDVTVPRSRLADLISLGEHLQKEFNLTVACFGHAGDGNIHVNLMVDWTKVENRNKAEKALDLLFDSVLAWNGSITGEHGIGIAKLPWWGKALSRESRLVHEKIKRCLDPKGILNPGKFV, encoded by the coding sequence ATGGAATTATGGCTTGAGCAGTTGAAGGAGCGTTTTACCGATAAGTTTTCATACCGGAAAGACATTTTGGAAAAATATGCGAAAGATGCCTGGCTTTTTTCCCACAATCCCGATGGAGTTTTTTTCCCGGAATCCAAGGAAGACGTGATCGAGTTGATGCAGTTTGCTTATTCAAAAGGGGTCTATGTAACAGCTCGGGGTGGAGGCAGGGGATATGTAGGAGGGGCTGTGCCTGTAAAAGGAGGAGTTGTTATTTCATTTGAAAGAATGAATAGGATTAAAGAGATCCATCCGGTTGACTCTGTCGCTGTGGTAGAACCGGGCGTAATTACCGGGGTTCTGCAAGAAAAAGTTAAAGAGATGGGGCTGTTTTATCCTCCGGATCCTGCCAGTATCATGGAATGCACGGTTGGAGGAAATGTCGCCACGAATGCCGGAGGACCCCGGTGCCTTAAATATGGGGTGACAAGGAATTATGTCTTAGGCCTCGAAGTCATTTTGGCCGATGGATCGGTGGCTAGAGTAGGTGGAAGAACGATAAAGAACAAAACGGGGTTTGATTTAACGGGACTTTTTGTGGGTTCCGAAGGTATGCTAGGCCTTGTTACAGAAATTACCCTGCGGCTCATTTCTAAACCCCCGTTTAGAGCTGCTCTCTCGGCTTATTTCGAGAAAATGGATCAGGCTATTTTATGCATAAACCACGTTTTATCCTCGGGAATAATGCCCTCTGCCCTAGAAATCGCCGATCGATTTACCCTTAATTGTGCAAGGGAATTTACACAAGAAGAAATTCCCCCTTTTGATGCCCATCTGCTCTTAGAAGTTGACGGGAGCGAGGCCGCGGTGAATGCGGATATCGATTTTTTTGCAAAACTTGTCCGCTCTTTTTCCCCGAGGAACTTGTCAAAAGCATTAGGCGAAGAACAATGTGAAAAACTGTGGCAAACGCGCCGTCTTTTTTCCGCTTCTCTTAAGGCCAGCGGGTTGACCAAGCTCAACGAAGATGTCACTGTGCCGCGCAGCCGGCTTGCGGATTTGATCAGTTTAGGCGAACATCTTCAAAAGGAATTTAACTTGACCGTTGCTTGTTTCGGTCATGCCGGGGATGGGAACATTCATGTCAACTTGATGGTTGATTGGACCAAGGTAGAAAACCGCAACAAGGCAGAGAAAGCCCTCGATCTTCTTTTCGATTCGGTTTTGGCATGGAATGGATCCATAACCGGGGAACACGGCATAGGGATCGCCAAGTTGCCTTGGTGGGGAAAAGCCCTCAGTCGAGAGTCACGGTTGGTCCACGAGAAGATCAAGAGGTGCTTGGATCCAAAAGGGATTTTAAATCCTGGAAAATTTGTTTAA
- a CDS encoding acyl-CoA thioesterase, which produces MSNLVELPESETKIKIFFFDTDACGVVHNVAYLRLIEIARSELAEKLGWPLKEMERTGIVPVVIRTEIDYKAPARLGDIVHIVSRLCRVERIRFQIEFELRKQEACGQLLASCLQTLACVKIPGGKPAPIPLNWAQAYPWLAAKKRKV; this is translated from the coding sequence ATGTCTAATCTAGTTGAACTTCCCGAATCCGAAACGAAAATCAAGATCTTTTTTTTTGACACGGATGCTTGTGGAGTTGTTCATAACGTAGCCTATTTGCGCTTGATCGAGATTGCCCGTTCAGAACTTGCCGAAAAACTCGGTTGGCCTTTGAAGGAAATGGAGCGAACGGGAATTGTCCCCGTGGTTATAAGGACAGAGATCGATTATAAGGCCCCGGCAAGGCTGGGTGATATCGTTCATATCGTTTCAAGGCTCTGTAGGGTGGAAAGAATACGTTTTCAAATCGAGTTTGAATTAAGAAAGCAAGAAGCTTGTGGCCAACTGCTTGCCAGTTGCCTTCAAACTCTTGCCTGCGTTAAAATTCCGGGAGGCAAGCCTGCCCCTATTCCCTTAAACTGGGCTCAAGCTTACCCCTGGTTGGCGGCTAAAAAAAGAAAAGTTTAA
- a CDS encoding NAD(P)H-quinone oxidoreductase, with protein sequence MSNCWIIEKKDKQRNLRLVSLPSLHPGRGELKIEVHYAGINRADLLQWEGVYPQPGPPVAHEIPGLEFSGFISEVGLEVEHWKEGDPVFGLVVGGAFSTEIIVQQRMLLAVEGSLSLMEAAAIPETFFTAWDGLEYRLKAKENETILISAAGSGVGLSALALAKIKNLRPFCTVRTPSKKEKLLKLGALDVLVEEEQDLGDWSLSRTGGKGMDLIFDLVGGKKFSLYPCIVAEKGRILCLGLLGGTKTEISLDLLLRKRLTIVGSTLRSRPIEEKMILTQDFRKKILPYFTRGELKPIIERVFSWEELPQALEYLKANKNFGKLLLKVS encoded by the coding sequence ATGAGCAACTGCTGGATTATTGAAAAGAAAGATAAGCAAAGAAATTTAAGGCTGGTTTCCCTTCCTTCCCTTCATCCGGGAAGGGGAGAGTTAAAAATCGAAGTTCATTATGCGGGGATCAATAGGGCCGATCTCCTTCAATGGGAAGGAGTCTATCCGCAGCCAGGACCACCCGTTGCCCACGAGATTCCGGGGTTAGAGTTTTCTGGTTTCATAAGCGAGGTTGGCTTAGAAGTAGAACACTGGAAAGAAGGTGATCCGGTCTTTGGATTGGTCGTAGGTGGAGCCTTTTCCACGGAAATTATCGTTCAGCAAAGGATGTTGTTGGCCGTGGAAGGTTCTCTTTCCTTGATGGAGGCGGCAGCTATTCCTGAAACTTTCTTTACGGCCTGGGATGGGTTGGAATACCGGCTTAAAGCCAAAGAAAATGAAACCATTTTGATTTCGGCTGCGGGAAGTGGGGTTGGTCTTTCCGCATTAGCATTAGCCAAGATAAAGAACTTGAGACCCTTTTGCACCGTAAGAACCCCTTCTAAAAAAGAAAAGCTTTTGAAACTCGGAGCCTTGGATGTGCTCGTGGAAGAGGAGCAAGATCTTGGAGATTGGTCTTTATCCCGGACGGGCGGAAAAGGCATGGACTTGATTTTTGACCTGGTAGGTGGAAAAAAATTTAGCCTTTATCCTTGTATTGTTGCGGAAAAGGGAAGGATTTTGTGTCTTGGACTTTTGGGGGGAACGAAAACGGAAATCTCCCTTGATCTTTTGCTGCGGAAAAGATTAACCATTGTTGGATCTACCCTGCGTTCAAGACCGATAGAAGAAAAGATGATCTTAACCCAGGATTTTAGAAAAAAAATCCTTCCTTATTTTACGAGGGGAGAGCTTAAGCCCATTATAGAGCGGGTATTTAGTTGGGAAGAGTTGCCCCAGGCCTTGGAATATTTAAAAGCAAATAAAAATTTTGGCAAACTCCTGCTTAAGGTCAGCTGA
- a CDS encoding YpsA SLOG family protein, with translation MIRKIVSGGQTGADRAALDWAIAKGIAHGGWCPKGRLSEAGVIPSKYQLCETPSSSYTTRTAWNVWDSDGTLIVTLDPTLTEGSLATQKFAENFGKPCLHVHEKLPGKEFKIKDFLFSNAIEILNVGGSRESKEKGIYEFCYRLLDRSIEKEMLPESFFQSPYHGLVKAFKQGRRGNRFSLSPDVIHMEDLKIETCIGATEEERRNKQQIRLSLDIYVDPSLIRKAWMTDNLADTLDYALIKERVEALASSKPRNLIETLAEEIAEELLRLPLVLGLKIRVTKFPFPNVGSVSLIIERFEDTPMNQIKPS, from the coding sequence ATGATTAGAAAGATAGTTTCTGGAGGGCAAACAGGCGCCGATAGGGCAGCCTTGGATTGGGCAATCGCCAAGGGCATAGCTCACGGAGGATGGTGTCCCAAGGGCAGGCTTTCTGAAGCCGGTGTCATTCCTTCAAAATACCAACTTTGTGAAACCCCTTCGTCCAGTTACACGACGAGAACCGCATGGAACGTATGGGACTCGGATGGGACTCTCATCGTGACCTTAGACCCTACTCTCACCGAAGGGTCTCTGGCAACTCAAAAGTTTGCAGAAAATTTTGGGAAGCCTTGTCTGCATGTTCACGAAAAGCTCCCCGGAAAGGAGTTCAAGATCAAGGACTTTCTCTTTTCAAATGCAATAGAAATCCTCAACGTCGGCGGTTCCCGTGAAAGCAAGGAAAAAGGTATTTACGAATTCTGCTACCGGCTCCTCGATCGATCTATCGAGAAGGAAATGCTCCCTGAATCTTTTTTTCAATCTCCCTACCACGGGTTAGTCAAGGCTTTTAAACAAGGCCGGAGAGGGAATCGTTTTTCATTATCCCCCGACGTCATCCACATGGAAGACCTAAAAATTGAGACATGCATCGGAGCCACGGAAGAGGAAAGGAGAAACAAACAACAAATCAGGCTATCCCTCGATATCTATGTAGATCCAAGCCTCATTCGCAAAGCTTGGATGACGGATAACCTTGCCGACACGCTGGATTACGCTTTAATAAAAGAAAGAGTCGAAGCCTTGGCCTCTTCAAAACCAAGGAACCTCATAGAAACCCTGGCCGAAGAAATCGCCGAGGAACTTTTAAGGCTTCCCCTGGTTTTAGGACTGAAAATCAGGGTTACAAAATTTCCTTTCCCCAACGTGGGCTCTGTCTCTTTGATTATAGAACGATTTGAAGATACCCCAATGAATCAGATAAAGCCTTCTTGA
- a CDS encoding lipase maturation factor family protein produces the protein MKIPALKIPFKNIENPLALWLFCRFLSLVYLVAFFSLSLQILGLVGAGGILPVSPFLRFVRENMGWERFFFVPTLFWLVPPTDLVLELGTFLGIFLSLLLFLNIAPSVVSLGLWFLYLSYVSAGQVFFNFQWDGLLLECGLLSSLFLPWKLSCRFTTLTSSSAWTTFLFHWLLFKLMFLSGLVKLESHDPTWRALTALKYHYETEPLPTPPAWYFYHLPMKFHEITTFLVLFIELVVPFAIFLGKTARRISFFLFSFFQLFIILTGNHAFFNWLSLALCWTLLDDGFIKKIIPYFSSFSPCPSPTFQKRIIPFLSFLVLFISLLFFLESFSFPYPQGIKKLLYFLGTFRSVNNYGAFAVMTTRRPEIIIEGSRDGIEWKEYPFRWKPDDPYKAPSFVSPYHPRMDWQMWFAALSTPRENPWFVSLLSCLLKGNKEVIKLFKENPFPSSPPKYIRALLYVYEYSSPSEKREKKLWWHRTYLGLYFPPSSLLPEFKSNQTKTPIYPKTAGSLKDFRYPLGFPGSFE, from the coding sequence TTGAAAATCCCCGCTCTAAAGATCCCCTTTAAAAACATTGAAAATCCCTTGGCTTTATGGCTCTTTTGCCGTTTCCTTTCCCTTGTTTACCTCGTCGCTTTTTTTTCCCTTTCCCTTCAAATCCTTGGATTAGTTGGAGCTGGAGGGATTCTGCCCGTTTCCCCATTTCTCCGTTTTGTCCGTGAAAACATGGGATGGGAAAGATTTTTTTTTGTCCCCACTCTTTTTTGGCTTGTTCCTCCGACGGATCTTGTTCTTGAGCTGGGAACCTTTCTGGGAATCTTTTTATCCCTTCTTCTTTTTCTTAATATCGCCCCTTCGGTTGTTTCGCTGGGCCTTTGGTTTCTTTATCTCTCCTATGTATCCGCAGGACAGGTCTTTTTTAATTTTCAATGGGATGGGTTGCTGCTGGAATGCGGTTTGCTTTCATCTCTCTTTTTGCCATGGAAGCTTTCTTGTCGCTTTACCACGTTGACTTCCTCTTCGGCTTGGACCACTTTCCTATTTCATTGGCTGCTTTTCAAGCTCATGTTTCTTTCGGGGTTGGTTAAATTGGAAAGTCATGACCCCACGTGGCGGGCGCTCACCGCTTTAAAATACCATTATGAGACCGAACCCCTGCCCACTCCCCCTGCCTGGTATTTCTATCATCTGCCCATGAAGTTTCATGAAATAACCACTTTTCTCGTTCTATTCATCGAACTGGTCGTTCCTTTCGCTATTTTTTTGGGCAAAACAGCCAGAAGAATAAGCTTTTTCCTTTTTAGCTTTTTCCAGCTTTTCATCATTTTGACGGGCAATCATGCCTTCTTCAATTGGCTTTCTCTAGCCTTGTGCTGGACTTTACTCGATGACGGCTTCATAAAAAAAATCATCCCCTATTTCTCTTCATTTTCTCCTTGCCCTAGTCCGACCTTTCAGAAAAGGATTATCCCTTTTCTTTCCTTTCTTGTCCTTTTCATAAGCCTATTGTTTTTCTTGGAATCTTTTTCTTTTCCCTATCCTCAAGGCATAAAAAAACTTCTATATTTCCTGGGGACCTTCCGCTCGGTAAACAATTATGGAGCCTTCGCCGTGATGACAACCCGAAGACCGGAAATCATTATCGAGGGAAGCAGGGATGGGATCGAATGGAAAGAGTATCCTTTCCGGTGGAAACCGGATGATCCCTACAAGGCTCCATCCTTTGTATCCCCCTACCACCCAAGAATGGATTGGCAAATGTGGTTTGCCGCTCTCAGTACACCCAGAGAAAATCCCTGGTTTGTTTCCTTATTATCCTGCTTGCTCAAAGGCAACAAAGAAGTAATCAAGCTCTTCAAGGAAAACCCCTTCCCCTCATCTCCACCTAAGTATATCCGGGCCCTTCTCTATGTTTATGAATACAGCTCTCCCTCTGAAAAAAGAGAAAAAAAACTATGGTGGCACAGGACCTACCTTGGACTTTATTTCCCCCCTTCCTCCCTCCTTCCCGAATTTAAATCCAATCAAACCAAAACCCCTATTTACCCAAAAACGGCAGGGTCTTTAAAAGATTTCCGCTACCCTTTGGGCTTCCCGGGTAGCTTTGAATAA
- a CDS encoding bifunctional ADP-dependent NAD(P)H-hydrate dehydratase/NAD(P)H-hydrate epimerase — MTIVDVQEIRKLEEAEITRGISAEVLMERAGRMAAAFIEAYCSRGHALLALIGKGNNGGDGLVIARELLKKGWNVSVYLTTERNQLGSLCKKKLNELVHAFPDLPIYEYPCPVPWTKADYVLDSILGIGMRGELQGEIANLVNELNEKRKSCFFETIAVDCPTGLWEGSKQNSLAVVADLTITIGYGKDFLFKEELSHFTGRIEVIPIFDQSPSSYSGFESLTGWELASLFPYRSSNSHKGNYGRVVIFGGSRGFSGAPVMAAQAALRIGSGLVQVGVPQEIYPIVATKIFSESLVFPYEDSRLFDLAVSQATVVAMGPGFGLEKDSEVFFRTLIELDKPLVIDADCLTLLARYPELYQEIKKWAVLTPHPGEMKRLLRMDFSAERRPEIARSFVKDKKITLVLKGVRTLVAQEGKPLFVNTSGNPGLSTGGSGDSLLGIVAGLIAQGFDPFDAARCGVWIHGKSADIGAEKRKTKEGLLPREVAENIAEALFWMRSTSRLVLDQKSQWEEILPYYFG; from the coding sequence ATGACCATTGTTGATGTCCAGGAGATAAGAAAGCTTGAAGAAGCGGAGATAACCCGTGGTATCTCTGCCGAGGTCCTCATGGAAAGAGCGGGGAGAATGGCCGCCGCCTTTATTGAAGCGTATTGTTCCCGTGGGCATGCTCTCTTGGCATTAATTGGGAAGGGGAACAACGGGGGAGATGGCCTTGTTATAGCCAGAGAGTTACTGAAAAAAGGATGGAATGTTTCCGTTTATCTTACGACGGAAAGAAACCAGTTAGGATCTTTATGTAAAAAGAAATTGAACGAGTTGGTTCATGCTTTTCCCGACCTGCCCATTTACGAATATCCCTGTCCCGTTCCTTGGACCAAGGCCGACTATGTTTTGGACTCTATCCTCGGCATTGGCATGAGAGGAGAACTGCAAGGCGAAATAGCCAATCTTGTCAATGAGCTTAATGAAAAACGAAAGAGTTGTTTTTTTGAAACGATTGCCGTTGATTGCCCTACCGGTCTTTGGGAAGGTTCAAAACAAAACTCTCTTGCTGTTGTTGCCGATTTGACAATTACCATCGGCTACGGCAAGGATTTCCTCTTCAAAGAAGAACTTTCTCATTTTACGGGTAGAATCGAAGTCATCCCGATTTTTGATCAATCTCCTTCTTCTTATTCTGGCTTTGAGTCATTAACAGGATGGGAACTGGCATCCCTTTTCCCCTATAGAAGCTCGAATTCCCACAAAGGAAATTACGGCAGGGTGGTGATTTTTGGTGGCAGTAGGGGTTTTAGCGGTGCTCCTGTCATGGCGGCTCAGGCTGCCCTGCGCATAGGTTCGGGTCTTGTCCAGGTGGGCGTACCCCAGGAAATCTATCCCATTGTGGCAACAAAAATATTTTCTGAATCCCTGGTTTTCCCTTACGAGGATAGTCGGTTATTTGACCTGGCCGTTTCCCAGGCGACGGTTGTTGCTATGGGACCTGGATTTGGATTGGAAAAGGACTCTGAGGTTTTTTTTAGAACGCTTATTGAGCTGGATAAGCCGCTAGTGATCGACGCGGATTGTTTGACCCTGCTCGCCCGTTATCCCGAACTCTACCAGGAGATTAAAAAATGGGCTGTTTTGACTCCTCATCCGGGTGAGATGAAGCGGCTACTCAGGATGGATTTCTCTGCAGAACGAAGGCCAGAGATAGCCCGGTCTTTTGTCAAGGACAAGAAAATAACGCTGGTATTGAAAGGGGTAAGAACCTTGGTTGCTCAAGAAGGGAAGCCCCTTTTTGTTAACACCAGCGGTAATCCCGGGCTGTCTACGGGAGGTTCGGGAGATAGTTTGCTGGGTATTGTTGCCGGACTTATAGCCCAGGGTTTTGATCCTTTTGATGCTGCGCGCTGTGGGGTGTGGATTCATGGAAAATCGGCCGATATAGGGGCTGAAAAAAGAAAAACGAAGGAAGGATTGCTCCCGAGGGAGGTGGCTGAAAACATAGCGGAGGCCCTTTTCTGGATGCGTTCTACATCACGCCTGGTTTTGGATCAAAAAAGCCAATGGGAAGAAATACTTCCTTATTATTTTGGCTGA
- a CDS encoding sulfite reductase subunit alpha, whose translation MTDSKSEQAKSHGVSRANPYLASITANFPLTKEGSEKETRHIVIDIRGSGISYQVGDSLGIFPSNPPYIVEAMLQALSLEPEEQVTSQNAKISLKEFLSKHVVLTRVTKKFVQLLQQKVSSAFARKRLEEILQNEKELESYLWGKDYLDLLEEYPGISFNPDELVSSLGRMVPRLYSIASSPLLFPEEVHLTVAVVSYKVAGRMRYGVATGYLSRFAKIGVKEIPVYNQPAKHFHLPEDPSADIIMIGPGTGIAPFRAFLQHRTAAGHRGKNWLFFGEQHQKTDFLYHEELLNWLNQGILTRLDTAFSRDQSYKIYVQHKMKAASKDLWGWLQRGAYVYVCGDAKRMAKDVHQTLIEIAMEEGRMSQQEASHYINVVLAKEQKRYRKDVY comes from the coding sequence ATGACAGATTCCAAGTCCGAACAAGCTAAAAGTCATGGGGTAAGCAGGGCCAATCCCTATCTTGCCTCTATAACCGCCAACTTTCCGCTTACAAAAGAAGGCTCAGAAAAAGAGACCCGGCATATCGTCATCGATATCAGGGGAAGCGGCATTAGTTATCAAGTTGGAGATTCTCTAGGGATCTTCCCTTCTAATCCTCCTTATATTGTCGAGGCGATGCTCCAGGCTCTATCCCTTGAACCTGAAGAACAGGTTACCTCTCAAAATGCCAAAATTTCCCTAAAAGAATTTCTCTCGAAACATGTCGTCCTCACACGGGTGACCAAGAAATTCGTGCAACTATTGCAGCAAAAAGTCTCTTCTGCTTTTGCAAGGAAAAGACTCGAAGAGATCCTGCAAAATGAAAAAGAGCTCGAATCTTATTTATGGGGCAAAGATTACCTGGATCTTTTAGAAGAATACCCGGGTATTTCTTTTAATCCCGATGAACTGGTTTCTTCATTGGGTCGAATGGTCCCCCGGCTTTACTCCATTGCTTCTTCTCCACTCCTGTTTCCCGAAGAAGTGCATTTAACCGTTGCCGTGGTAAGCTACAAGGTAGCCGGAAGAATGAGGTACGGGGTGGCCACAGGCTACCTGAGTAGATTCGCCAAGATAGGAGTTAAAGAAATCCCCGTTTACAACCAACCCGCAAAACACTTTCATCTCCCTGAAGATCCTTCAGCGGACATTATCATGATCGGACCGGGAACGGGAATAGCCCCTTTCCGCGCTTTTCTCCAACACAGGACGGCAGCGGGACACCGGGGAAAAAATTGGCTTTTCTTTGGAGAGCAACACCAAAAGACGGATTTTCTTTACCACGAAGAACTGCTTAACTGGTTAAATCAAGGGATCTTAACCCGGCTGGATACCGCTTTTTCCAGGGATCAATCCTACAAAATTTACGTGCAACACAAAATGAAAGCGGCTTCAAAAGACCTGTGGGGTTGGTTACAAAGGGGAGCCTATGTCTATGTTTGCGGAGATGCGAAACGAATGGCTAAAGATGTTCATCAAACACTCATCGAGATAGCCATGGAGGAAGGAAGAATGTCCCAGCAAGAAGCAAGCCATTACATTAATGTTGTCTTGGCCAAGGAACAAAAACGTTATCGCAAAGATGTTTATTAA
- a CDS encoding type I phosphomannose isomerase catalytic subunit, with protein MAIFQFKPIYKKKIWGGGRLKFFSAKHNHQQLTEVGEVWELVDRKEERSELEVPCGSMNNLHELWLNKREEIFGKKSPAGSHFPLIIKILDCRLPTSIQVHPDENTAKIHGWEKKTEFWFFLDTAPGSFVYLGFKERLFPGQLASVIGKKEIIKYINAIPTSRSHGLLVHSGQVHAIGGGNLILEIQENSDTTFRIYDWERKGGDGHPRPIHDREAMHSLSLFPYTPRLLPPEEISIIEKSFALKRIELGPGQSLLHLIDEDSFMYFFFCEGKLLVEKKLYEKGQALLVSADHGPLKITGIDKKNEIVAVYFP; from the coding sequence ATGGCTATTTTTCAATTTAAGCCTATATACAAGAAGAAAATATGGGGAGGAGGCCGTCTAAAGTTTTTTTCGGCAAAACATAATCATCAACAGCTGACCGAAGTTGGAGAGGTTTGGGAACTTGTAGATAGGAAAGAGGAACGCAGCGAGCTGGAAGTTCCTTGCGGATCCATGAATAATCTCCATGAGCTTTGGTTAAACAAAAGAGAGGAGATATTCGGGAAAAAATCTCCTGCTGGATCTCACTTTCCCTTGATCATCAAGATCCTGGATTGCCGCCTGCCGACCAGCATTCAAGTGCACCCGGATGAAAACACTGCAAAAATCCATGGCTGGGAAAAGAAAACAGAGTTTTGGTTTTTCTTGGATACCGCTCCCGGTTCTTTTGTTTATCTCGGATTCAAGGAACGGCTCTTTCCAGGCCAATTAGCATCGGTCATCGGCAAAAAAGAGATTATTAAGTATATAAATGCGATTCCAACTTCTCGTTCTCATGGGCTATTAGTCCACTCAGGCCAAGTCCATGCCATTGGTGGAGGCAATCTCATTCTTGAAATCCAGGAAAATTCGGATACAACGTTTCGGATTTACGATTGGGAAAGAAAGGGCGGGGACGGACACCCCCGGCCTATACACGACCGGGAAGCCATGCATTCTCTATCGCTTTTCCCTTACACCCCAAGGCTTCTTCCTCCAGAAGAAATCTCCATTATAGAAAAAAGTTTTGCCCTCAAGAGAATTGAGCTTGGTCCTGGCCAATCCTTGCTTCATCTCATCGATGAAGATTCTTTTATGTATTTCTTTTTTTGCGAGGGAAAGCTGCTCGTCGAAAAAAAGCTCTATGAAAAGGGACAGGCCCTCTTGGTCTCGGCAGACCATGGACCACTCAAAATTACCGGGATAGATAAGAAAAACGAGATCGTCGCCGTATATTTTCCTTGA
- a CDS encoding DUF72 domain-containing protein, with protein sequence MVSRSEEGWNKNIIGVGFSIKENAISVIDHSTKTRPLFWIGTSGWNYQEWKGSFYPEGLSPSHWLDYYSKVFNTVEINATFYRTFPKVTYERWAKRVPDGFHFVLKVPRTISHLRLLEDVKELILHFCEVSSALGNKMGLYLLQLSPKFPLDQKRLEQALDAFPDPSKVAVEFRTKKDVSFLLDLLETKKAVYCIADSPLVRMQPILTSTIGYIRLHGRKQWFYHFYTPGEIDEILTTARKLVEKGAKEVYIFFNNTAMGWAAENALTVKKSIEG encoded by the coding sequence TTGGTAAGTAGAAGCGAAGAAGGATGGAATAAAAATATTATTGGTGTTGGTTTTTCTATAAAAGAAAATGCGATTTCGGTGATAGACCATTCGACAAAAACCCGTCCCCTATTTTGGATTGGTACCTCGGGGTGGAATTACCAAGAGTGGAAAGGATCTTTTTATCCCGAAGGGCTATCGCCCTCCCATTGGCTTGATTATTATTCCAAGGTTTTCAACACGGTTGAAATCAACGCTACTTTTTATAGAACTTTTCCCAAGGTGACTTATGAACGCTGGGCTAAGAGGGTGCCGGACGGATTCCACTTTGTTTTGAAAGTCCCCCGAACCATTAGCCATTTGCGTCTATTAGAAGATGTAAAGGAGTTGATTTTGCATTTTTGCGAAGTTTCCTCGGCCCTGGGGAATAAAATGGGACTTTATTTGTTGCAGCTTTCCCCAAAATTTCCCCTCGATCAAAAGAGACTGGAACAAGCCTTGGATGCTTTTCCGGATCCTTCCAAGGTGGCCGTGGAATTCCGGACAAAGAAGGATGTATCCTTTCTTTTAGACCTTTTAGAAACTAAAAAAGCGGTATACTGTATCGCTGACTCACCCTTGGTCAGGATGCAGCCCATCCTCACCTCAACTATAGGCTATATCAGGCTTCATGGAAGAAAGCAGTGGTTCTATCATTTTTACACTCCCGGTGAAATTGATGAAATACTCACCACGGCTAGGAAGCTGGTGGAGAAAGGGGCCAAGGAAGTCTACATCTTTTTTAATAATACGGCAATGGGGTGGGCGGCTGAAAATGCCCTGACCGTCAAAAAATCTATTGAAGGATAG